One Solanum lycopersicum chromosome 4, SLM_r2.1 DNA window includes the following coding sequences:
- the LOC101245150 gene encoding small polypeptide DEVIL 6-like, translating into MMKMSTTTTTNNRMGSSKKKLISSRGLGGVLREQRAKLYIIRRCVVMLLCWND; encoded by the coding sequence ATGATGAAGATGagcaccaccaccaccaccaacaacagAATGGGAAGTTCAAAGAAGAAGTTGATTTCAAGTAGAGGACTTGGAGGAGTCCTTAGAGAACAAAGAGCTAAGCTTTACATAATTAGGAGATGTGTAGTTATGCTTCTTTGTTGGAATGATTGA